The Legionella cincinnatiensis genome includes a region encoding these proteins:
- the purL gene encoding phosphoribosylformylglycinamidine synthase subunit PurL has product MLETPDCFDFSQLSLDEIAHLLQRFNLRLTPDEALTIQNSLLKRPPTYAECVLWSIQGSEHCSYKSSRKHLNQFITKAPHVILGPKEDAGIVAVATDKQERRYGIVVSHESHNHPSQLVPFEGAATGVGGNVRDVCCMGAEVIAVADSLRFGDINRAKTKWIHQGVVQGIAGYANPLGIPNLAGDTYYDEAYNENCLVTVVTLGVVREDHIIHSYAPSHAEDYQFILVGKPTDNSGFGGAAFASATLSEEQQEQNKGAVQEPNAFLQRHILKANYAMFEFLRENNLIDRVGFKDLGAGGIACASVELAEASDYGAEINLDLVPTSMDNLLPAVILCSETQERFMWVVPQELVDTFLKHYNERFALPEICDGAQATVVGKIRNDGLYVVKAQGKEIVSAQAKDITKGILYDRPYQIKQPPHNEPIPFSIDNFNEQLLQLLSHENIASRAPIYESYDKQVQGRSVLEPGWADAGLIAPFNEDKYPEEIRQTGVALSVDHNPRYNKIDAYWGAVNAVIESVRNIIAVGAWPLALTDCLCFGNPENEFQMGEFVASVQGITDACKAVKMIHHDACLPIISGNVSLYNESAQGAIPPSPIISCIGAISDYSKAITYDLKQTNSVLLMVGERKDECGGSVYYQLHHQLGSQLPKPDLISFANEISAVHIAMQKGLILSAHDISEGGIAVALAEMSFKNEIGVDVFIPGNLPNDKKLFSESGGFILEVSPQHLNQMETLLQDHSIAFHTIGETTATPTLMMNSVVHVPISAAKTAWKNGLVERLI; this is encoded by the coding sequence ATGCTAGAAACACCGGATTGTTTTGATTTCTCTCAATTGTCCTTGGATGAAATAGCTCATTTACTCCAACGTTTTAACCTGCGCCTAACTCCTGATGAAGCACTCACTATTCAGAATTCTTTATTAAAACGGCCACCCACTTATGCAGAATGCGTGTTATGGTCCATTCAAGGTTCGGAACATTGTTCTTATAAAAGCAGTCGTAAGCACCTTAATCAATTCATTACTAAAGCACCTCACGTTATCCTAGGCCCCAAAGAAGATGCAGGCATTGTTGCCGTAGCTACTGATAAACAAGAACGACGCTATGGTATTGTCGTAAGCCATGAGTCACATAATCATCCCTCACAACTTGTACCCTTCGAAGGAGCAGCGACTGGAGTAGGTGGTAACGTACGTGATGTCTGTTGTATGGGAGCAGAAGTGATTGCCGTTGCAGACAGCTTACGCTTTGGAGACATTAATCGTGCGAAAACAAAATGGATTCATCAAGGGGTAGTTCAAGGTATTGCTGGATATGCGAATCCACTTGGAATTCCTAATCTCGCCGGCGACACTTATTATGATGAAGCTTATAATGAAAATTGCCTGGTAACGGTAGTGACTTTAGGTGTAGTCCGCGAGGATCACATTATTCATTCTTACGCCCCCTCTCATGCAGAAGATTATCAGTTTATCTTAGTAGGCAAACCAACCGATAACAGTGGCTTTGGCGGTGCAGCTTTTGCTTCGGCAACACTCAGTGAAGAACAACAAGAGCAAAATAAAGGAGCAGTTCAAGAACCTAATGCATTTTTACAACGGCATATTCTTAAAGCCAATTATGCTATGTTTGAATTTTTACGTGAAAATAACCTCATTGATCGGGTTGGTTTTAAAGATTTAGGTGCGGGCGGAATTGCTTGTGCCAGTGTGGAATTAGCAGAAGCAAGTGATTATGGTGCTGAAATTAATCTGGATTTGGTTCCTACCAGTATGGATAATTTACTTCCCGCAGTCATTTTATGTTCTGAAACCCAAGAACGTTTTATGTGGGTCGTGCCCCAAGAACTTGTAGATACCTTCTTAAAACATTACAACGAACGTTTTGCTCTTCCAGAAATCTGTGATGGTGCACAAGCAACGGTTGTAGGAAAAATAAGAAACGATGGTTTGTATGTAGTGAAAGCACAAGGTAAAGAGATTGTTTCTGCACAAGCCAAAGACATTACTAAAGGCATACTTTACGATAGACCTTACCAAATAAAACAACCACCCCATAATGAACCAATACCTTTTAGCATTGACAATTTCAATGAACAATTATTGCAGTTGCTTTCGCATGAAAACATTGCCTCTCGGGCTCCTATTTATGAAAGCTATGATAAGCAAGTTCAAGGTCGTTCTGTTCTTGAACCAGGATGGGCTGATGCTGGCTTGATTGCTCCATTTAATGAAGATAAATATCCTGAAGAAATTCGCCAAACAGGGGTTGCTTTATCTGTTGATCATAACCCTCGTTACAATAAAATTGACGCTTATTGGGGGGCTGTTAACGCAGTTATAGAATCAGTACGCAACATCATTGCAGTGGGCGCGTGGCCTCTTGCACTGACAGACTGTCTGTGTTTTGGCAATCCAGAAAATGAGTTTCAAATGGGGGAGTTTGTTGCTTCAGTGCAAGGAATCACCGATGCATGTAAAGCAGTGAAAATGATTCATCATGATGCTTGCCTACCCATTATCTCAGGCAATGTATCCCTTTATAATGAATCAGCTCAAGGAGCTATTCCTCCAAGTCCTATTATCAGTTGTATAGGTGCTATCAGTGACTATTCCAAAGCAATAACCTACGACTTAAAACAAACCAATTCTGTATTGCTCATGGTTGGAGAACGTAAGGATGAATGCGGTGGTAGCGTTTATTACCAATTGCACCATCAGCTCGGCAGCCAATTGCCCAAACCTGATCTTATTTCATTTGCCAACGAAATTAGTGCCGTCCATATCGCCATGCAAAAAGGGTTGATTCTTTCAGCTCACGACATTTCCGAGGGGGGTATCGCTGTTGCCCTTGCGGAAATGAGCTTTAAAAATGAAATTGGTGTGGATGTTTTTATTCCTGGCAATTTGCCTAACGATAAAAAATTATTCTCGGAAAGTGGGGGATTTATCCTCGAAGTTTCTCCACAGCATTTAAACCAAATGGAAACGCTACTTCAGGATCATTCAATAGCATTCCATACAATAGGTGAAACAACAGCAACCCCAACATTGATGATGAATTCCGTAGTTCATGTACCTATTAGTGCAGCAAAAACTGCCTGGAAAAATGGTTTAGTTGAGAGGCTCATATAA
- the purM gene encoding phosphoribosylformylglycinamidine cyclo-ligase, producing the protein MSIIDYKAAGVDIEAGNEAVRSIKKAVESTFSPQVLTGIGSFGAMYDLKSLLHHYEHPVLVQSIDGVGTKMMVAKMMQKFDTIGIDLVSATTNDIIVLGAKPLTLLDYIANDKLKPEIIEHIIRGMVKACQENQISLVGGETAEMPGTYLPGEHDLVGVITGVVEKSKAIEGKEISAGDIVVAFPSSGLHTNGYSLARKLLFDVAGYKVESQFQDFTHTIGEELLAPHVNYTRPILSILEKNIPIKGMAHITGGGLLENIPRILPKNCAVEIHKSLIPELPIFNLLRKLGHLDDEQMYRTFNMGAGLVLFIAPETLSAIREVLRDFPSYPLYEIGHVIRGEQKVTLL; encoded by the coding sequence ATGTCAATTATCGATTATAAAGCTGCCGGTGTGGATATAGAAGCAGGTAACGAAGCGGTTCGCAGTATTAAAAAAGCTGTAGAAAGTACTTTTTCACCCCAAGTACTTACAGGAATCGGCAGTTTTGGTGCCATGTATGACCTTAAAAGTCTTCTCCATCATTATGAACATCCTGTTCTTGTGCAAAGCATTGACGGGGTAGGCACCAAAATGATGGTGGCCAAAATGATGCAAAAATTTGACACCATCGGTATTGATCTAGTGAGTGCAACAACCAATGACATTATTGTTTTGGGTGCAAAACCACTTACCTTGCTTGATTATATTGCCAATGATAAATTAAAACCCGAAATTATCGAACACATTATTCGTGGTATGGTAAAAGCATGCCAAGAAAATCAAATTTCTTTAGTGGGTGGTGAAACAGCTGAAATGCCTGGAACCTATCTTCCTGGCGAACACGACTTAGTGGGAGTAATTACTGGAGTTGTGGAAAAAAGTAAAGCAATCGAAGGAAAAGAAATAAGTGCAGGAGATATTGTAGTCGCCTTTCCTTCAAGTGGCTTGCACACTAATGGTTATTCATTAGCAAGAAAATTACTTTTCGACGTTGCAGGTTACAAAGTAGAATCCCAATTTCAAGATTTTACCCATACTATTGGTGAAGAGCTCTTGGCTCCACATGTTAATTATACGCGCCCTATATTAAGCATTTTGGAAAAAAACATTCCGATTAAGGGAATGGCGCACATCACTGGAGGTGGGTTACTGGAGAATATTCCCCGTATCCTCCCTAAAAATTGTGCTGTTGAAATCCACAAAAGTTTGATCCCCGAGCTTCCAATATTTAATTTATTACGTAAATTAGGTCATCTTGATGATGAGCAAATGTATCGCACTTTTAATATGGGTGCCGGTTTGGTTCTTTTTATAGCACCGGAAACACTCTCTGCTATTCGCGAAGTATTACGCGATTTTCCATCTTACCCTCTTTATGAAATTGGACACGTCATAAGAGGAGAGCAAAAGGTGACGCTTTTATGA
- the purQ gene encoding phosphoribosylformylglycinamidine synthase I: protein MIRIGLIQFPGSNCERETALAVKRAGMEPVEFLWNEPLEKLRCLDGYILVGGFSYEDRSRAGIIAALDPVIQEIRAQSEQGKPVLGICNGAQILVESGLVPGLEDHEIHMALTENKRIVNRKIIGTGFYNAWVHMRLSDKHQHNAFTRHLASTDLIHLPIAHAQGRFLIPDSLLNQIEEQGLNLFQYCNAEGTIIDNFPINPNGSAGNIAAITNQAGNVMAMMPHPERTVNGDPIFTSMRDYIKDTRHQSPSNVSLHNVSSRMTDLSSSKLHHFSKNPSSYLCLVKLIITDNQALTVQKTLGHLGFPVTVNRFEHWEIDCDSLESFELLKKTGLLYSDRKEREISLNEFRSKNTSAYLVRPQEDLKGQQTLQTLKTHYTVPKINKISHGVLWQFTSDEVDVATLTDRILLTHIIGNPHAHEYYNYSL, encoded by the coding sequence ATGATACGCATAGGCTTAATTCAATTTCCGGGATCTAATTGTGAACGTGAGACAGCGCTTGCGGTAAAACGTGCAGGAATGGAGCCAGTTGAGTTTCTGTGGAATGAGCCGCTAGAAAAATTGCGCTGTTTGGATGGTTATATTCTTGTTGGTGGTTTTTCTTATGAAGATCGTTCCCGTGCCGGAATTATTGCAGCACTTGATCCCGTAATCCAAGAAATCAGAGCCCAAAGTGAACAAGGGAAACCGGTGCTAGGAATTTGCAATGGCGCACAAATCTTGGTTGAATCAGGATTGGTACCCGGACTTGAAGATCATGAGATTCATATGGCGCTTACCGAAAATAAACGAATCGTGAATCGCAAAATCATAGGAACCGGTTTTTATAATGCTTGGGTTCATATGCGCTTGTCTGACAAGCATCAACATAATGCGTTTACTCGCCATCTTGCAAGTACTGATTTAATCCATCTTCCCATTGCACATGCCCAGGGGCGTTTTCTTATACCCGACTCTTTATTAAATCAAATCGAAGAACAAGGCTTAAATCTTTTTCAATACTGTAATGCTGAAGGCACTATTATTGATAATTTCCCCATCAATCCCAATGGTTCCGCTGGTAATATTGCAGCAATTACAAACCAAGCAGGTAATGTGATGGCAATGATGCCCCACCCTGAACGTACTGTGAATGGTGACCCTATTTTTACATCCATGCGTGATTATATAAAAGACACGCGTCATCAGAGTCCAAGTAACGTCTCCCTTCATAACGTTTCATCTCGGATGACGGATTTGTCCTCATCCAAACTCCATCATTTTAGTAAAAATCCAAGTAGTTACCTATGCCTTGTCAAGCTTATTATTACTGATAACCAAGCATTAACCGTGCAAAAAACATTAGGACACTTAGGATTCCCAGTCACAGTGAACCGCTTTGAGCATTGGGAAATTGATTGTGATTCGCTAGAAAGTTTTGAATTATTAAAAAAAACGGGACTTTTGTATTCTGATCGCAAAGAGCGAGAAATTTCCTTAAATGAGTTTCGCTCTAAAAATACTTCGGCCTATCTCGTTCGCCCTCAAGAAGACTTGAAAGGACAACAAACATTACAAACACTTAAAACCCATTATACAGTTCCAAAAATCAATAAAATAAGTCATGGTGTTTTATGGCAATTTACCAGCGATGAAGTCGATGTCGCGACGCTTACTGATCGTATTTTGTTAACTCACATTATTGGGAATCCACATGCTCATGAATACTACAACTACTCATTATAG
- a CDS encoding phosphoribosylaminoimidazolesuccinocarboxamide synthase, whose product MLMNTTTTHYSNEIQEALAFCLDQTSLPVGEKYQGKVRDAYDLGASIMLVTTDRLSAFDRHLALIPYKGAVLNLTSAWWFEQTKNLVPNHIIAVPDPNVVIAKKCTVFPIEFVVRGYISGTTSTSLWTQYQNGIRDYCGITFPEGLRKNQKLEHAVLTPTTKEKIHDRPISPAEIISEGWMSEKDWLEVSTLALKLYQRGAEIARDHGLILVDTKYEFGRDAEGTIRVVDEIHTPDSSRYWLADSYQARIAAGLEPENIDKEFLRLWFAKNSDPYHDETLPQAPQELVEELSARYIQLYERITGKKFNFTVHKEPAEQRIMRHIANYLR is encoded by the coding sequence ATGCTCATGAATACTACAACTACTCATTATAGTAATGAAATTCAAGAAGCCCTGGCTTTTTGCCTTGACCAAACAAGTTTGCCTGTAGGAGAAAAATATCAAGGAAAAGTAAGAGATGCTTATGATCTTGGTGCTTCCATCATGCTTGTGACTACGGATAGGCTCAGTGCTTTTGACAGGCATTTGGCGCTCATTCCTTATAAGGGAGCCGTACTTAATTTAACCAGCGCATGGTGGTTTGAACAAACAAAAAACCTTGTCCCTAATCATATCATTGCCGTTCCCGATCCCAATGTAGTTATTGCTAAAAAATGTACTGTTTTTCCGATTGAGTTTGTAGTAAGAGGGTATATTAGCGGCACCACAAGCACTTCTTTGTGGACCCAATATCAAAATGGCATACGCGACTACTGCGGCATTACCTTTCCAGAAGGATTAAGAAAAAACCAAAAACTGGAACACGCTGTTTTGACCCCAACTACCAAAGAAAAAATTCACGACCGCCCTATTTCTCCAGCTGAAATTATTTCTGAAGGATGGATGAGTGAAAAAGATTGGTTAGAAGTAAGTACCTTAGCACTTAAGCTCTATCAGCGAGGTGCTGAAATCGCTCGCGATCATGGCTTGATTTTAGTAGATACCAAGTATGAATTTGGTCGTGATGCTGAGGGAACAATTAGAGTCGTTGATGAAATTCATACCCCTGATTCAAGTCGATACTGGTTGGCTGACAGTTACCAAGCACGTATTGCCGCGGGATTAGAGCCTGAAAATATAGACAAAGAGTTCTTACGCTTATGGTTTGCTAAAAACTCTGATCCTTACCATGATGAAACACTCCCCCAAGCACCTCAAGAATTAGTTGAAGAGCTCTCAGCACGCTATATTCAACTTTATGAACGAATTACCGGTAAAAAATTTAATTTTACGGTGCATAAAGAACCGGCCGAGCAACGTATTATGCGCCATATTGCCAATTATTTGAGGTAA